The genome window GCGCCGGTCGACGGCGACGAGCCGTCCGACGGCCCGGCGCCTGCGGGTGATCTGGCGCTGGCCGGTGGAGGTGCCGGTGCCGGTGCCGGTGGGTCTGGTCTGCCGCACGCGCCGCAGCTGACCCGTCGGGAGCTCCGCGAGCGCGGAGACTGACCGCCGCCGCGTTCACAATTCAGCACGGCTGTACCCGATGCCCGCCCGGAAGCGATTCCCGGGCGGGCATCGGCCGTCTCATGCTGAATCCTGCACGCGGGCGTCAGGGGTCAGTCGAGCGTGATGCCCCACTCGAGGGTCCAGGTCTCGCCCGGTGCGAGACGACGGAGGCCCGTGCCGCTGTTCAGCGCATCGGCGGGGGCGGTCATGGGCTCGATCGCGACGGCGAGCGACTGCCCCGGGTACTTGTCGGTCGTGTAGACCTGAACGACGTCGAAGCCGGCGCCCTGCCAGAGCGTGACACGGCGTCCGTCGGGGGCGGTCAGCGAGTGCCGGACGAGCCCGTCGGCATCGCGCTCGAGGTCGGTGAATCCCGTGTCGAGCGTCACATCTCCGAGACGGGCGCCATCGCGAAGCGCGGCATCCGCGGGCCGGGTGCCGGTGGGCAGCATCCGCTCGTCGGTCGTGATCTCTGTCTGAGCCGGCACGCGCAGCACGAGATCGTGCGGGTCGACATCGCTGATCGTGAGGAACGGGTGCGTGCCGAGAGCGACCGGCGCCGCCGTCGCCGACCGGTTCGTCAGAGCATGCGTGACGTCGATGCCGTCAGCGCGCAGCACGTAGGTGACGCTCGTCTCGATCAGGTACGGGTATCCGGTCTGCGGCACGATCGTGGCGCTCAGCGTCGTCGCCGACGCTGACTCTTCGACGGCGTAGGCAGTGAAACGCAGCAGACCGTGGCTCGCATTGGCGAACTTCGGCTCGGTGATGGCCAACTGGCGGACGGTGCCCTCGTCGTCCCACCGGCCGTCGCGCACTCGGTTCGGCCACGGCGCGAGCACGACCCCCGAGCACGACGGGGTCGGAGAGTCGGCCGGATACGGCGAGATCAGATCGACCGAGCCGATGCGGAGCGATCGGAGGGATGCGCCGACCTGGGCGATCTGGGCGCTGACATCGCCGAGCTGGAGGTGCACCTGGGTGCCGGTGGGGGATGCGGAGTTCACCTCGCAATCGTATGGCGAGCCGCGAGGGACAGGGGGACTGGGCGGATTTTCAGGAGCGACCGCTACACTTGATGCGTCGGCTTCGGACACCCGCGCAGCGCGCGGACGTTTTTGTGTAAGAAGTGTGAGTCCAGGGGCCGATGGTGAGCGTCGCTCGACGCTAATCAACCATCACATGAATGGCCCCGGCCGCTGACAGTCCGGAACCCCGCCCGATCTCATCCGATCCGGCGCAGGGTGCTCGCGCGTGTGCGCAGCGCCGTTCTCGTGCGAGAACTCAGAAGGACACACCCATGCCCAAGAACAAGAAGCCGCGCGGCGGCCGTCCCGCCGCCAACTTCGAGCCGCGCTACGGCGCGAACAAGACCTCGTTCCACGACCGCCACGCCGGAGGCCGCGACGCAGGTCGCGACACGCGCGATTCCCGCGATGCTCGCGGCGGACGCGCGGATGCCGGTGAGCGCCGCACCGCGACCGCAGGTTTCGACCGTCGCCCCGGCAGCCGCAGCGCGAGCCACCGCGGCTACCGTCCCGCCGAAGAGGGAGCGCCCAAGCAGCGCTGGAGCGCTCAGGAGCGTGCGGGTCGCGACGAGTCGCGCGGCATCCGCAACCGTGCCGAGTCGGGTCGCCGCGAGGCGCCGCACAACCGCGACGAGCGTCCGCGCTACAACGACCGCTCCTCCTCGGGCTTCGACCGTCCGCGTCGCGATGACCGCGGCGGCCAGCGTCCGACCGGTCCCGGCACGTACCGCGATGAGCGCGGCGGCCAGCGTGACGAGCGTCCGCGCCGTGACGACCGCGGTGCGGGCACCCAGCGCCAGGGCTTCCGCGACAACGATCACCGCGATGGCGGACGGCCGGGTCGTGACGACCGCCGTGACCAGCGTTCCGGTGTCTTCCGCGATGATCGCGGCGGCCAGCGTTTCTCCCGAGACGACCGCCCGCAGCGCGACGACCGCGGTGCGTCCGAGCGTCCGCGCTTCAACCGCGACGACCGTCCTGCCCGCTCGGGCGACCGCACTGAGCGTCCGCGCTTCGACCGCGCAGCATCCGAGCGTCCGCGCTTCGACCGCGACGACCGTCCTCGTCGTGACGACCGTGGCGCAGGCCCGCGTCGTGATGACCGTGGCGGCGCCGAGCGCCCTGAGCGCTCCTACGACGCCGACCGTGCGCGTCGTGCCTTCGACCGCGACCGCACTCAGCGTTCGTTCGAGGGCGGCCGCGACGAGCGCGCGCGTCCGTCGACCGGTGGCGCGTACCGCACCGAGCGCCCCCGCCCGCTGACGTCGGACACCCGCGGGCGGCCGGCGCGCAACGAGCGCCCCAGCCGCAACGACTGGAACGCCACGTCGAGCGCGGCACCCGCCAAGAAGTTCGAGCCGACGGATGACGTCGTGCACGAGCGCCTCGAGGCCAAGTCCGTGGCTGCGGTCGAGGTCGACGGTGTGACCTTCGGCGACCTCGGTCTCGGATCGAACATCGTCGAGACCCTCGTCGGCATGGGCGCGGCGACGCCGTTCCCGATCCAGGCGGCCAGCATCCCGGCCGTGCTCGAGGGGCGCGATGTCCTCGCCCGTGGCCGCACCGGCTCCGGCAAGACCATCGCCTTCGGCGCACCGCTCGTCGAGCGCGTGCTGCAGTCGCAGGCGGGCAAGCGTCGTGAGTTCGGCCGGTCGCCCCGCGCGATCATCCTCGCTCCGACGCGCGAGCTCGCGCTGCAGATCGACCGCACGATCCAGCCGATCGCCCGCAGCGTCGGCCTCTTCACCACGCAGATCTACGGCGGTGTCCCCCAGGGTCGCCAGGTGGGTGCGCTGAAGAAGGGCGTCGACATCGTCATCGGCACTCCCGGACGTATCGAGGACCTCATCAACCAGGGCAAGCTCGACCTCTCGGACTGCCGCATCGCGGTGCTCGACGAGGCCGACCACATGTGCGAGCTCGGTTTCGTCGAGCCCGTGCAGCGCATCCTGCGTCACACCGCCGACGGCAGCCAGAAGCTGCTCTTCTCGGCGACGCTCGACCGTGAGGTCGCGGCTCTCGTCGACGAGTTCCTCGTCGACCCGGCCGTCTACGAGGTCGCCGGTGAGGACCAGGACTCGAGCACCATCGAGCACCGCGTGCTCGTGATCGAGCACCGCGACAAGGCCGACATCCTGACCTCGCTCGTCGACCGCGAGGGCAAGACCCTGGTCTTCGCCCGCACCCGTGCGTATGCCGACATGCTCGCCGAGCAGTTCGACGACGCCGGCATCCCCGCGGTCTCACTCCACGGTGACCTCAACCAGGCCAAGCGCACGCGCAACCTCGAGCGTCTGACCTCGGGGCGAGTCAACGTGCTCGTCGCGACGGACGTCGCCGCCCGCGGCATCCACGTCGACGACATCGACCTGGTCGTCCAGGCCGATGCTCCCGACGAGTACAAGACGTACCTGCACCGCTCGGGCCGCACGGGCCGCGCCGGTCGTTCGGGCCGCGTCGTGACGCTGATCACGCGTCAGCGCCAGCGTCGCATGACCGAACTGCTGGAGCGTGCCGAGATCGACGCCCCGTTCGAGAACGCCCGTCTGGACGACGACCTGATCGAGGAGATCGCCGGTCGCGTTCCGACCGCCGCAGACCTCACAGCCTGACCCGTCACGCTCGAAGGCCCCGTCCCTGCATCTGCGGGGGCGGGGCCTTCGTCGCGCGCGGATGCCGTGGGGATGCAGGCGCGTCAGCTGATCCCGAAGCGTCCGGTCGACTCAGCCGAGTTCGTGCTCGTGGATCGCCGTCGTCAGAGTCGTTCCGTTGAGGTCGAGGTAGAGCACCTGCTCGGTGACGGTGAGGGTCATGGTGTTGCGGCGCTCGATGAGCGGCGCGGCGGAATCGATGAAGCCGGGGTCGAAGCTGTAGACGCGGATGTCCTCGGAGCGGTGGATCCGCTTGTCGGCCCACGGGGCCATGACCTTCGCCGGGTCGCGGTGCGTGTAGACGACGGTGCGCTCGGCGAGCCGACTGCCGTAGTGCAGGCGCTCGGCGTCGGGGGCGCCGATCTCGATCCATGCGGTGGTCTGGCCGGTGAGGTCGCGCACCAGGACGGCGGGCTCGTCGGTCTGCGAGATGCCGCCGCCGAACGTGATGCCCTCGGTGAACTCGAGCCCGTAGGCCAGCACGCGGGTGAGCATGTACGCATCGGTCTCGGACGGATGCCGCGCCACGCGCAGCGAGAAGTCGTCGTACACACCGCGATCCATGTCGGCCAGCTGGACCTCGAACGTGTGCATTGTGGAGCCGATAGCCATAACGTCCGAGCCTACGCGCCCTGGAGGCACCCTCCGGACCTCGACCGATCGCTCTCGGCGCCTCGCCGAACGCGCCGATGCACGCTCAGAACAGCATCGGCTGCGCCGGGGAGGGCGCAGGAGCGAACGCGGGCGCCGGGCGTCCGTGCGGAGCGGACGACCGGATGCCGCGCACCGGGTAGTCGTCTTCGTGCTGCCCGTCGAGCCCGTGCAGCCGGATCAGAGGCCGAGCCCGTTTCGCGAGCCACTGCCGATATCCCTTCGGCGCCTCGGCCGAGACGCCGGGATAGAGCCCCCGATACGACGAGACGAGGTCGGGGCGGAAGTCGCCGAGCCACTGCATGAACCAGGGCTTCACGCCGGCGCGGAGGTGCAGAGCGCCGTAGATCACGCGACTCGCTCCAGCCTCCTTGATGCGGCGCAGAGCGGTGTCGATCGCCTCGACCGAGTCGGTCATGTGCGGCATGATCGGCATCAGGAAGACGGTGACCCGGAAGCCGGCATCCCGCAGCGCCCGTACGGTGTCGAGTCGCGCCTGTGTGGTCGGGGTGCCGGGCTCGATCGCCTTCTGCAGCTCGTCGTCGTACATCGCGATCGACATCTGGATGTCGACGGGCACCCGCTGCGCGGCCTTCACCAGCAGGGGGATGTCACGCCTGATCAACGTGCCTTTCGTGAGGATCGACATCGGCGTGCCCGAGGCGGCGAGGGCGTCGATGATCCCCGGCATCAGCCTGTAGCGACCCTCGGCGCGCTGATACGGATCCGTGTTCGTGCCCAGCGCGACGGTCTCGTGCTCCCAGCTGCCTTTGCGGAGTTCCTTCTGCAGTACTTCGACCACGTTGACCTTCACGACGATCTGCGAGTCGAAGTCGGATCCGCCGTCGAGGTCGAGGTACTCGTGCGTGCCGCGAGCGAAGCAGTACACACAGGCATGGCTGCATCCGCGGTACGGGTTGATGGTCCACGCGAACGGCATGCGCGACGCGCCCGGAACATGGTTGAGCGCGGACTTCGACAGCACCTCGTGGAACGTCATGCCCGTGAAATCGGGGGTCGTCACCGTGCGGAGGACGTTCGAGCGGTTCTCGAGTCCGGGCAGCGC of Microbacterium sp. LWH13-1.2 contains these proteins:
- a CDS encoding aldose 1-epimerase family protein, with the translated sequence MNSASPTGTQVHLQLGDVSAQIAQVGASLRSLRIGSVDLISPYPADSPTPSCSGVVLAPWPNRVRDGRWDDEGTVRQLAITEPKFANASHGLLRFTAYAVEESASATTLSATIVPQTGYPYLIETSVTYVLRADGIDVTHALTNRSATAAPVALGTHPFLTISDVDPHDLVLRVPAQTEITTDERMLPTGTRPADAALRDGARLGDVTLDTGFTDLERDADGLVRHSLTAPDGRRVTLWQGAGFDVVQVYTTDKYPGQSLAVAIEPMTAPADALNSGTGLRRLAPGETWTLEWGITLD
- a CDS encoding DEAD/DEAH box helicase; the encoded protein is MPKNKKPRGGRPAANFEPRYGANKTSFHDRHAGGRDAGRDTRDSRDARGGRADAGERRTATAGFDRRPGSRSASHRGYRPAEEGAPKQRWSAQERAGRDESRGIRNRAESGRREAPHNRDERPRYNDRSSSGFDRPRRDDRGGQRPTGPGTYRDERGGQRDERPRRDDRGAGTQRQGFRDNDHRDGGRPGRDDRRDQRSGVFRDDRGGQRFSRDDRPQRDDRGASERPRFNRDDRPARSGDRTERPRFDRAASERPRFDRDDRPRRDDRGAGPRRDDRGGAERPERSYDADRARRAFDRDRTQRSFEGGRDERARPSTGGAYRTERPRPLTSDTRGRPARNERPSRNDWNATSSAAPAKKFEPTDDVVHERLEAKSVAAVEVDGVTFGDLGLGSNIVETLVGMGAATPFPIQAASIPAVLEGRDVLARGRTGSGKTIAFGAPLVERVLQSQAGKRREFGRSPRAIILAPTRELALQIDRTIQPIARSVGLFTTQIYGGVPQGRQVGALKKGVDIVIGTPGRIEDLINQGKLDLSDCRIAVLDEADHMCELGFVEPVQRILRHTADGSQKLLFSATLDREVAALVDEFLVDPAVYEVAGEDQDSSTIEHRVLVIEHRDKADILTSLVDREGKTLVFARTRAYADMLAEQFDDAGIPAVSLHGDLNQAKRTRNLERLTSGRVNVLVATDVAARGIHVDDIDLVVQADAPDEYKTYLHRSGRTGRAGRSGRVVTLITRQRQRRMTELLERAEIDAPFENARLDDDLIEEIAGRVPTAADLTA
- a CDS encoding YaeQ family protein; this translates as MAIGSTMHTFEVQLADMDRGVYDDFSLRVARHPSETDAYMLTRVLAYGLEFTEGITFGGGISQTDEPAVLVRDLTGQTTAWIEIGAPDAERLHYGSRLAERTVVYTHRDPAKVMAPWADKRIHRSEDIRVYSFDPGFIDSAAPLIERRNTMTLTVTEQVLYLDLNGTTLTTAIHEHELG
- a CDS encoding Rv2578c family radical SAM protein; the protein is MRWQGQKLGDVDAAALPGLENRSNVLRTVTTPDFTGMTFHEVLSKSALNHVPGASRMPFAWTINPYRGCSHACVYCFARGTHEYLDLDGGSDFDSQIVVKVNVVEVLQKELRKGSWEHETVALGTNTDPYQRAEGRYRLMPGIIDALAASGTPMSILTKGTLIRRDIPLLVKAAQRVPVDIQMSIAMYDDELQKAIEPGTPTTQARLDTVRALRDAGFRVTVFLMPIMPHMTDSVEAIDTALRRIKEAGASRVIYGALHLRAGVKPWFMQWLGDFRPDLVSSYRGLYPGVSAEAPKGYRQWLAKRARPLIRLHGLDGQHEDDYPVRGIRSSAPHGRPAPAFAPAPSPAQPMLF